A portion of the Rhinopithecus roxellana isolate Shanxi Qingling chromosome 19, ASM756505v1, whole genome shotgun sequence genome contains these proteins:
- the LHX1 gene encoding LIM/homeobox protein Lhx1, whose protein sequence is MVHCAGCKRPILDRFLLNVLDRAWHVKCVQCCECKCNLTEKCFSREGKLYCKNDFFRCFGTKCAGCAQGISPSDLVRRARSKVFHLNCFTCMMCNKQLSTGEELYIIDENKFVCKEDYLSNSSVAKENSLHSATTGSDPSLSPDSQDPSQDDAKDSESANVSDKEGGSNENDDQNLGAKRRGPRTTIKAKQLETLKAAFAATPKPTRHIREQLAQETGLNMRVIQVWFQNRRSKERRMKQLSALGARRHAFFRSPRRMRPLVDRLEPGELIPNGPFSFYGDYQSEYYGPGGNYDFFPQGPPSSQAQTPVDLPFVPSSGPSGTPLGGLEHPLPGHHPSSEAQRFTDILAHPPGDSPSPEPSLPGPLHSMSAEVFGPSPPFSSLSVNGGASYGNHLSHPPEMNEAAVW, encoded by the exons ATGGTTCACTGTGCCGGCTGCAAAAGGCCCATCCTGGACCGCTTTCTCTTGAACGTGCTGGACAGGGCCTGGCACGTCAAGTGCGTCCAGTGCTGTGAATGTAAATGCAACCTGACCGAGAAGTGCTTCTCCAGGGAAGGCAAACTCTACTGCAAGAACGACTTCTTCCG GTGTTTTGGTACCAAATGCGCAGGCTGCGCGCAGGGCATCTCCCCTAGCGACCTGGTGCGGAGAGCGCGGAGCAAAGTGTTTCACCTGAACTGCTTCACCTGCATGATGTGTAACAAGCAGCTCTCCACTGGCGAGGAGCTCTACATCATCGATGAGAATAAGTTCGTCTGCAAAGAGGATTACCTAAGTAACAGCAGTGTTGCCAAAGAGAACAGCCTTCACTCGG CCACCACGGGCAGTGACCCCAGTTTGTCTCCGGATTCCCAAGACCCGTCGCAGGACGACGCCAAGGACTCGGAGAGCGCCAACGTGTCAGACAAGGAAGGGGGTAGCAACGAAAATGACGACCAGAACCTGGGCGCCAAGCGGCGGGGACCGCGCACCACCATCAAAGCCAAGCAGCTGGAGACCCTGAAGGCCGCCTTCGCTGCTACACCCAAGCCCACCCGTCACATCCGCGAGCAGCTGGCGCAGGAGACCGGCCTCAACATGCGCGTCATTCAG GTCTGGTTCCAGAACCGGCGCTCCAAAGAGCGGAGGATGAAGCAGCTGAGCGCGCTGGGCGCCCGGCGCCACGCCTTTTTCCGCAGTCCGCGCCGGATGCGGCCGCTGGTGGACCGCCTGGAGCCGGGCGAGCTCATCCCCAACGGCCCCTTCTCCTTCTACGGAG ATTACCAGAGCGAGTACTACGGGCCCGGGGGCAACTACGACTTCTTCCCGCAAGGCCCCCCGTCCTCGCAGGCCCAGACGCCAGTGGACCTACCCTTCGTGCCGTCGTCTGGGCCGTCCGGGACGCCCCTGGGTGGCCTGGAGCACCCTCTGCCGGGCCACCACCCGTCGAGCGAGGCGCAGCGGTTCACCGACATCCTGGCGCACCCACCCGGGGACTCGCCCAGCCCCGAGCCCAGCCTGCCCGGGCCTCTGCACTCCATGTCGGCCGAGGTCTTCGGGCCTAGCCCGCCCTTCTCGTCGCTGTCGGTCAACGGTGGGGCAAGCTACGGGAATCACCTGTCCCACCCCCCCGAAATGAACGAGGCGGCCGTGTGGTAG